The following proteins are encoded in a genomic region of Gimesia algae:
- a CDS encoding helix-turn-helix transcriptional regulator has protein sequence MTQSPMKSVTELRATLEGFAARCAAFQIKQGSDPQGLLKQFIDLKRASDAGNYRRFATADRRLHQTIIELADVPGLKSSWLAAFEAQNTFRIKTLEQCWPDLAVLFESHRPLVDAIAAGHPEEAEEEALAHLDAVWFRLADATDDQSLPRDPLSRACAFLAFHFHEPIRLPELAQKIACCSPGHLARLFRDKLGLSFSDYLIELRMQKAAQLLQRSDKPIQEIARRLGYADPSRFTIHFRRRFGLGPREFRACFTRIMN, from the coding sequence ATGACTCAGAGCCCGATGAAATCGGTTACCGAACTCCGGGCGACGCTGGAAGGTTTTGCAGCGAGGTGTGCTGCGTTCCAGATCAAACAAGGCAGTGATCCTCAAGGCCTGCTCAAACAGTTTATCGATCTCAAACGGGCATCTGACGCCGGTAATTACCGGCGGTTTGCCACCGCAGATCGTCGGCTGCATCAAACGATCATTGAGCTGGCAGATGTCCCCGGCCTGAAATCATCCTGGCTGGCAGCATTTGAAGCGCAGAATACATTTCGGATTAAAACCCTCGAACAATGCTGGCCTGATCTCGCCGTCCTGTTTGAATCGCATCGTCCCCTGGTCGATGCGATCGCCGCCGGGCATCCCGAGGAAGCAGAAGAGGAAGCGCTGGCGCATCTGGATGCAGTCTGGTTTCGACTGGCTGATGCGACTGACGATCAGTCTCTCCCTCGCGATCCTCTCTCTCGCGCATGTGCATTTCTGGCATTCCATTTTCATGAACCGATTCGTCTGCCGGAGTTGGCTCAGAAAATTGCCTGCTGTAGCCCCGGTCATCTGGCAAGACTCTTTCGCGATAAACTCGGCTTGAGCTTCAGCGATTATCTGATTGAACTCCGTATGCAAAAGGCGGCCCAGCTGCTACAACGCTCTGACAAACCGATTCAGGAAATCGCCCGCCGTCTGGGATATGCCGATCCATCCCGATTCACCATTCATTTTCGGCGCCGGTTTGGACTGGGTCCCCGTGAATTCCGTGCCTGTTTCACTCGGATCATGAACTGA
- a CDS encoding PVC-type heme-binding CxxCH protein, with translation MPASIAASRFRLSVFAFALISILLTGLTLTVQSADKSETKPKVDYSAEMPRILPLTPEEAVESFKIHPDFEIQLVAAEPLVRDPVAMCFDARGRAYVVEMPEYNDANKEGYSSVKLLEDTDGDGRFDKSYPFLSDMTLPTAVFSYKGGVFVGAPPYVYYCEDTDGDRIADVREVVMTGFGRDKGDEGMINSFRWGLDNKIHFSTGIDGGNVTLAADENKKTYNTKGRGVILDPETRTIELTTGGGQHGMSLGNWNREFVCANSIPMQVLMYDDRYIARNPYLAPPAAPVSIAPGGKFTKLLRISQVEPWRVLRSRIRAASERGDYEKGQPSGFFTAATGITVYRGGAWPAEYQGNLFVGEPANNLVYRAAPQPDGLSLVAPRADQDAEFLASTDVWFRPVQFENGPEGALYVLDMYRELIEGAPFIPEEVIKHLDPVGGQDKGRIYRIVPKGFQQPQQADLTKLSLQELVELLESDNGWTRDTAQRLLYERQDTSIAANLKQLATGSSKPITRATALWSLEALKSLDESTLLKGLQDESFQVRKQSLKIAEQSAGAKAIQQQMIALAKDPSLEVQYQAAFSLGAFESLARNAALADLLERHAANQWMRMAVQSSLDQGAGDVFEILLANPKSLDDKRIEPFLIDLAVQIGAQKNEESVSSLLVSIAVLPESHQKLAEILFRNLLSRASNETKQVVAKSNSDQIAKLLKGMMQTAISQATNGKAVVKTRVAAIPTLSIGSFDETQPVFEELLSVQQPLPVRQKAITALGLINDNRVAELLIEAWPGLSPQLRMSAVETLFSRKPWLVSLLEAVKAGDINPGDIGPDRVQLLKTNQDKTVKKMAESLFDNERLTGRSDVIKEYQSSLKLKGSAANGKLVFKKSCSACHRLENVGIQLGADLKAIKDRGTEAVLLNILDPNREVKPQYVTYLLVTTQGRTITGLIKEENANSITIARADGTSDTVLRIDIDELISSRLSFMPEGMEKQINKQEMADLLAYLNSIK, from the coding sequence ATGCCTGCCTCTATTGCTGCCTCGCGTTTCCGTCTTTCTGTGTTCGCATTCGCTCTCATTTCGATTCTGTTGACGGGACTGACGCTGACCGTTCAGTCGGCAGATAAATCCGAGACCAAACCCAAGGTCGATTATTCCGCGGAGATGCCTCGGATACTGCCGCTCACGCCGGAAGAGGCGGTCGAGTCATTCAAGATCCATCCTGATTTTGAGATTCAACTGGTGGCGGCAGAACCTCTGGTACGCGATCCCGTTGCGATGTGCTTTGATGCCCGCGGTCGTGCGTACGTTGTGGAAATGCCGGAATACAATGATGCGAATAAGGAGGGCTACAGTTCGGTCAAACTGCTGGAAGATACCGACGGCGATGGCCGATTCGACAAGAGCTACCCGTTTCTGTCTGACATGACATTACCGACCGCTGTTTTCAGCTACAAAGGGGGCGTCTTTGTCGGGGCACCGCCTTATGTGTATTACTGTGAAGACACAGATGGTGACCGCATTGCTGATGTGCGTGAAGTGGTGATGACAGGATTTGGTCGCGATAAAGGCGATGAGGGAATGATTAACTCCTTCCGCTGGGGGCTGGATAACAAAATCCATTTCTCGACAGGCATTGATGGCGGTAATGTGACTCTCGCCGCTGATGAGAACAAGAAAACATACAATACCAAGGGGCGGGGCGTGATTCTGGACCCCGAAACCCGCACGATTGAACTGACGACTGGCGGCGGACAGCATGGCATGAGCCTGGGGAACTGGAACCGTGAGTTTGTCTGTGCCAACAGTATCCCGATGCAGGTGCTGATGTACGATGACCGATATATCGCCCGTAATCCTTACCTGGCACCGCCGGCAGCTCCGGTTTCGATTGCGCCGGGGGGGAAGTTCACGAAGCTGCTGCGTATCAGTCAAGTGGAACCGTGGCGTGTGCTGCGGTCCCGGATTCGTGCAGCAAGTGAGCGGGGTGACTATGAAAAAGGTCAGCCTTCCGGTTTCTTTACCGCGGCGACGGGGATCACGGTTTATCGTGGGGGAGCCTGGCCTGCGGAATATCAGGGAAATCTTTTTGTCGGCGAACCGGCGAACAATCTTGTTTATCGTGCAGCTCCTCAGCCGGACGGACTGTCGCTGGTGGCTCCGCGTGCTGACCAGGATGCGGAGTTTCTGGCTTCGACGGATGTCTGGTTCCGACCGGTTCAATTTGAGAATGGACCTGAAGGCGCGCTTTACGTTTTAGACATGTATCGTGAATTGATTGAAGGTGCTCCTTTTATTCCAGAGGAAGTGATCAAGCATCTGGATCCGGTGGGGGGACAGGACAAGGGGCGAATCTATCGCATCGTTCCGAAAGGATTTCAGCAGCCTCAGCAAGCCGATCTGACGAAGCTTAGTTTACAGGAACTGGTTGAATTACTGGAAAGTGATAATGGCTGGACGCGCGATACGGCTCAAAGGTTGTTGTATGAACGTCAGGATACGTCAATCGCCGCAAATCTGAAACAGCTGGCGACCGGCTCCTCAAAACCGATTACGCGGGCGACGGCACTCTGGTCCCTGGAGGCTTTGAAATCATTAGATGAATCTACATTACTGAAAGGGCTGCAGGATGAAAGTTTCCAGGTCCGCAAGCAGTCTTTAAAAATTGCCGAACAGTCTGCTGGCGCGAAAGCAATTCAACAGCAGATGATTGCTCTGGCTAAAGATCCTTCACTGGAAGTGCAGTATCAGGCTGCATTCTCGCTGGGGGCATTTGAATCGTTGGCACGCAACGCAGCGCTGGCGGATCTGCTGGAGCGTCATGCTGCCAATCAATGGATGCGGATGGCGGTACAGAGTTCGCTGGATCAGGGAGCCGGTGATGTTTTTGAAATTCTGTTAGCGAACCCCAAGTCACTGGATGACAAACGGATTGAGCCTTTTCTGATTGACTTAGCCGTCCAGATTGGCGCTCAGAAAAATGAGGAGAGTGTAAGCAGCCTGTTGGTTTCGATTGCCGTTCTGCCTGAATCGCATCAGAAGCTGGCGGAGATTCTGTTCCGTAATCTGCTCTCTCGTGCCTCCAATGAGACAAAACAGGTCGTTGCGAAATCTAACAGTGATCAAATCGCGAAACTGCTGAAAGGGATGATGCAGACCGCGATCTCTCAGGCGACGAATGGTAAAGCAGTGGTGAAAACACGCGTAGCAGCCATTCCGACTTTAAGTATCGGATCATTCGATGAGACGCAACCGGTTTTTGAGGAATTGCTTTCCGTGCAACAGCCTCTGCCGGTTCGCCAGAAAGCGATCACGGCGCTGGGGCTGATCAACGATAATCGCGTGGCGGAACTGCTGATTGAAGCCTGGCCTGGCCTGAGTCCTCAATTACGGATGAGTGCCGTCGAGACGCTCTTTTCCCGTAAGCCATGGCTGGTCAGTTTGTTGGAGGCAGTGAAGGCGGGCGATATCAATCCAGGTGATATTGGTCCTGACCGTGTGCAACTGTTGAAGACGAATCAGGACAAAACGGTCAAGAAAATGGCAGAGTCCCTGTTTGATAATGAGCGATTGACTGGGCGTTCCGATGTGATCAAAGAGTATCAGTCCTCTCTGAAACTCAAGGGGAGTGCTGCCAACGGGAAGCTGGTCTTCAAGAAATCGTGCTCGGCCTGTCATCGCCTGGAGAATGTCGGCATACAGTTGGGAGCCGACCTGAAAGCGATTAAAGACCGGGGGACGGAAGCCGTGTTGCTGAATATTCTGGACCCCAACCGGGAGGTGAAGCCGCAGTATGTGACCTACCTGCTGGTAACCACGCAGGGGAGAACGATTACGGGTCTGATCAAAGAGGAAAACGCGAACAGCATTACGATCGCCCGGGCGGATGGCACGAGTGATACTGTGTTGCGGATCGACATTGATGAGCTGATCAGTTCGCGTCTGTCATTCATGCCTGAAGGAATGGAAAAACAGATCAACAAACAGGAAATGGCCGACCTGCTTGCCTATTTGAATTCGATTAAATAA
- a CDS encoding sulfatase family protein: protein MKRFPRFVMLQALVWCVLIVCSTLNVVSAKEAPTQPNMVVVLVDDLRWDEIGCMGHPFVRTPHIDRISREGARFRNAFCSTPLCSPVRACLLTGRYTHNHGIFDNINRSEHSHTLKTFPQELRKAGYATAYVGKWHMGNDDTARPGFDHWVSMKGQGTSFDPTLNINGKRIQIKGHTTDVLNQKVNEFVKAQGETPFCLYIAHKALHPELTQRDDGSITDPSAAKFMPAKRHEKLYSDDAIPRRLNVVDTLEGKRALKRSVAGLPPLSQKTGTSDEVIRDRLRMLAGIDEGVGSLCKLLESQGKLDDTVFVFTSDHGYWYGEHGLSVERRLPYEEGIRVPLLVRYPPLIKAGTLIDEFAVSVDLAPTMLDLAHVKTDQTYDGRSLVPLLKGEHPADWRQSFLVEYNSDTVFPRLVKMGYTAVRTPRWKYIQFNELDGMNELYDVQHDPYEMQNLINDPAAKETVKQLQAELKQLMKD, encoded by the coding sequence GTGAAACGTTTTCCCCGGTTTGTCATGCTGCAGGCTCTGGTCTGGTGTGTTCTGATTGTCTGTTCGACTCTGAATGTGGTTTCTGCGAAAGAAGCCCCGACGCAGCCTAATATGGTTGTGGTTCTGGTGGACGACCTGCGTTGGGACGAGATAGGGTGCATGGGGCATCCGTTTGTGCGGACGCCGCATATTGATCGGATTTCTCGCGAGGGGGCCCGGTTCCGGAATGCCTTCTGTTCGACGCCCCTCTGTTCTCCCGTGCGAGCCTGCCTGTTGACGGGGCGGTACACGCACAACCATGGTATTTTCGATAACATCAACCGCAGCGAACACAGTCATACGCTGAAAACATTTCCGCAGGAACTTCGAAAAGCAGGTTATGCGACTGCCTATGTGGGCAAATGGCATATGGGCAATGATGATACAGCCCGCCCCGGTTTTGATCACTGGGTAAGTATGAAGGGGCAAGGGACATCGTTTGATCCGACGTTGAATATCAATGGCAAGCGGATTCAGATCAAGGGGCATACAACGGATGTGCTGAATCAGAAGGTGAATGAATTCGTCAAAGCGCAGGGTGAGACACCGTTCTGTCTGTATATTGCACACAAGGCGTTGCATCCGGAACTGACGCAACGCGACGATGGCAGTATTACCGATCCCTCCGCAGCGAAGTTCATGCCCGCCAAGCGACACGAAAAACTGTACAGCGATGATGCGATTCCCCGTCGTTTGAATGTGGTGGACACGCTCGAAGGCAAACGAGCATTAAAACGAAGTGTGGCCGGGCTGCCGCCATTAAGTCAGAAGACGGGTACCAGTGATGAAGTGATCCGCGATCGACTGCGGATGCTGGCCGGCATTGATGAAGGGGTGGGTTCGCTCTGCAAACTGTTAGAGTCGCAGGGAAAACTTGACGACACGGTATTTGTCTTCACCAGCGATCACGGGTACTGGTATGGCGAGCATGGTTTGAGTGTGGAACGGCGGCTTCCTTATGAAGAGGGGATTCGCGTGCCTTTACTCGTGCGTTATCCGCCTCTGATCAAAGCGGGCACGCTGATCGACGAATTTGCGGTGAGTGTGGACCTGGCGCCGACGATGCTGGATCTGGCGCATGTCAAAACGGATCAGACGTATGATGGTCGCAGCCTGGTTCCGTTGCTCAAAGGGGAGCATCCGGCGGACTGGCGGCAGTCGTTCCTGGTGGAGTACAACAGTGACACCGTGTTTCCGCGGCTGGTCAAAATGGGTTACACGGCGGTTCGCACGCCTCGGTGGAAGTATATTCAATTCAATGAACTGGATGGGATGAACGAACTCTACGACGTGCAGCATGATCCGTATGAAATGCAGAACCTGATCAACGATCCGGCGGCGAAAGAGACGGTCAAACAGCTGCAGGCGGAGCTGAAACAACTGATGAAGGATTAA
- a CDS encoding TolC family protein: MIHSRLIRFCMVLPCSCLVSCAHFSETTVTKHKTPASIDVVQQEDTPPSSQKTVKKKVSKSNQLADASRSEVTENSRTQQADQDIIIPLDDISSEADQFLQTGFQPKSTTIPPAPGIGADENTPAEPDLISMNLDLDTLLQMAMESNPTLAEANAVVYKAEGIKTQVGLRPNPVFGYSGNEIGNDGRAGQQGAFFSQTYVRGNKLQLNQDVAHHDVQSLSWQLEAQRFRVSNDVKSQFYATLGAQKRLEITLKLEKVADAGVEIAQSLYKAGQAAQPDILQAEVQLGEVRILRQNAEYDLESAKQQLASLVGHEDLSYYSFSGELDVDTVKWDWDEAYSNLVTNSPEIQAACAQVNRARAQIARQDVQAMPNVLAQIGAAHDNATGSDIANVQIGLPIPIFNRNQGNIETANSEYHRAVKEVERLQLSLKVELSKAYRDYKKSLKQVERYREDILPRAQKNLDLTTQGYESQQFDFLRVLTARRTYFETNISYVNSLINLRQSEVGVNGMVLSGGLNSVQDISQGVGGTSNRGQALSGQ, encoded by the coding sequence ATGATTCATTCACGACTGATTCGGTTCTGCATGGTCCTGCCATGCTCTTGCCTGGTCTCCTGCGCCCACTTCAGTGAGACGACTGTCACTAAACACAAGACGCCTGCCAGTATTGATGTTGTCCAGCAGGAAGACACTCCCCCATCGTCTCAAAAGACGGTTAAGAAGAAGGTCTCAAAGTCAAACCAACTCGCTGATGCCTCTCGTTCAGAAGTCACCGAAAACAGCAGAACGCAACAGGCTGATCAGGACATCATCATTCCGCTGGACGATATTTCCAGTGAAGCCGATCAATTCCTCCAGACCGGATTTCAACCCAAAAGCACAACCATCCCCCCTGCTCCCGGAATAGGCGCTGATGAAAACACACCGGCTGAACCGGACCTGATCTCTATGAACCTCGATCTGGACACCCTGCTGCAGATGGCGATGGAATCGAACCCCACGCTCGCGGAAGCGAACGCGGTCGTCTATAAAGCCGAGGGGATCAAAACCCAGGTCGGCCTGCGTCCCAACCCCGTCTTCGGATATTCCGGTAACGAAATTGGAAACGATGGCAGAGCCGGTCAGCAGGGAGCCTTCTTCAGCCAGACTTACGTGCGAGGCAACAAGCTGCAACTCAACCAGGATGTCGCCCATCACGATGTGCAGTCCCTCTCCTGGCAACTGGAAGCGCAGCGGTTTCGCGTCAGTAACGATGTCAAATCGCAGTTCTACGCCACCCTCGGTGCCCAGAAACGGCTGGAAATCACTTTGAAACTGGAGAAAGTTGCGGATGCCGGCGTCGAGATTGCACAGTCGCTTTATAAAGCAGGTCAGGCCGCTCAGCCCGATATCCTGCAGGCCGAAGTCCAGTTGGGAGAAGTTCGCATCCTGCGTCAGAACGCCGAGTACGATCTCGAATCTGCCAAACAGCAGCTCGCAAGCCTCGTCGGCCATGAAGACCTTTCCTATTATTCATTCAGCGGAGAACTCGACGTCGATACCGTGAAATGGGACTGGGACGAAGCATACAGCAACCTTGTCACCAACAGCCCGGAAATCCAGGCGGCGTGTGCACAAGTCAATCGGGCCCGCGCCCAGATCGCCCGTCAGGATGTCCAGGCCATGCCGAATGTCCTCGCCCAGATCGGTGCCGCCCACGACAATGCCACAGGCTCTGATATCGCGAACGTCCAGATCGGTCTACCCATCCCCATCTTCAACCGCAACCAGGGGAATATTGAAACAGCCAACTCCGAATACCATCGCGCCGTCAAAGAAGTCGAACGCCTTCAGCTCTCTCTCAAAGTCGAACTCTCCAAAGCGTACCGCGACTACAAGAAATCGCTGAAACAGGTCGAACGTTATCGGGAAGACATCCTGCCCCGCGCCCAGAAAAACCTCGATCTCACCACCCAGGGTTACGAAAGTCAGCAGTTTGACTTCCTGCGTGTCTTAACCGCACGTCGCACCTACTTCGAAACCAACATCAGTTATGTCAATTCGCTGATCAACCTGAGACAGTCCGAAGTCGGCGTCAATGGCATGGTCCTCTCGGGCGGTTTAAACAGTGTCCAGGATATCTCCCAGGGTGTTGGCGGCACCAGCAACCGCGGACAGGCCCTCAGCGGTCAGTAG
- the pdxR gene encoding MocR-like pyridoxine biosynthesis transcription factor PdxR, with product MSRRAKERFEFEAIFIEKSADVSQYQQLEDQIREGISSGKLTPGSRVPSSRKLSQMLGVSRNTVLTAYEQLISEGYLESESGSGTQVSLFPPEAFEFGNVSGTQTQEYDFKASLSTSGKLLDEYASWMPEFASQAEPFRPHLPAVKEFPRAAWNRLANEQARWSMRHLEQCDAQGYEPLRAAIAEYMGVSRGVSCSKEQVIITSGAQQGLNLVTQVLLEPRDEIWVEEPGNAPANQLLELLGFKIVPVPVDREGIDLTRVPARKKSPKLMYVTPGGQWPLAMTMSLNRRLELLAEAERQQSWIIEDDYNGEFRYTGRPHPALCSLDQRGRTIYMGSFSKLLFPAIRLGFLIVPEQLAGAFAYARWLNDRFSPPLMQMVLHRFIESGQFLKHIRQMRSLYHTRQTCLYDSLKSEFGDQLDLEPPESGMHLVVQGKTAKQDRALMDAARRAGLEFHPVHIYAREPKQARGLILGFAAFDEKSIRKAVRAWAAVLK from the coding sequence ATGAGCCGACGCGCGAAAGAACGATTCGAATTTGAAGCGATTTTTATCGAGAAATCGGCGGATGTAAGCCAGTATCAGCAGCTGGAAGATCAGATTCGCGAGGGGATTTCCAGCGGAAAGCTGACGCCGGGATCGCGGGTGCCTTCCAGTCGCAAGCTTTCGCAGATGCTGGGGGTGTCGCGGAATACGGTGCTGACCGCGTATGAGCAGTTGATTTCCGAAGGCTACCTGGAATCGGAAAGCGGTTCGGGAACGCAGGTCTCCCTGTTTCCTCCTGAAGCGTTTGAATTTGGTAATGTGAGTGGGACGCAGACGCAGGAGTATGATTTCAAAGCGTCGCTCTCGACTTCGGGGAAACTGCTTGATGAGTATGCAAGTTGGATGCCGGAATTTGCTTCGCAGGCGGAACCGTTCCGTCCGCATCTGCCTGCGGTGAAAGAGTTCCCGCGGGCGGCGTGGAATCGTCTGGCGAATGAACAGGCCCGCTGGTCGATGCGGCATCTGGAACAGTGTGATGCCCAGGGGTATGAACCGTTGCGGGCCGCGATTGCCGAGTACATGGGGGTTTCGCGGGGTGTCTCCTGCAGTAAGGAGCAGGTGATTATCACGTCGGGGGCGCAGCAGGGATTGAACCTGGTGACACAGGTTCTGCTGGAGCCACGTGATGAGATCTGGGTAGAAGAGCCGGGCAACGCACCTGCCAACCAGTTACTGGAACTGCTGGGATTCAAAATTGTCCCCGTGCCCGTGGATCGGGAAGGGATTGACCTGACGCGGGTACCCGCGCGGAAGAAATCTCCGAAGCTGATGTATGTGACGCCGGGCGGACAGTGGCCACTGGCGATGACGATGAGTCTGAATCGGCGGCTGGAACTACTGGCGGAAGCAGAACGGCAGCAGAGCTGGATTATCGAGGATGACTATAATGGCGAGTTTCGGTACACGGGACGTCCGCATCCGGCACTTTGCAGTCTGGATCAGCGCGGCAGAACGATTTATATGGGTTCTTTCAGCAAGCTGCTCTTTCCGGCAATTCGGCTGGGGTTCCTGATTGTGCCTGAACAGCTCGCAGGTGCTTTTGCGTACGCCCGCTGGTTGAACGATCGGTTCTCGCCGCCGTTGATGCAGATGGTGCTGCATCGATTTATCGAATCAGGTCAGTTCCTGAAACACATTCGACAGATGCGATCGTTATACCATACGCGTCAGACGTGCCTGTATGACTCATTAAAGAGCGAGTTCGGGGATCAGCTTGACCTGGAACCGCCCGAATCGGGCATGCATCTGGTGGTGCAGGGTAAGACGGCGAAACAGGACCGGGCTCTGATGGACGCTGCGAGGCGGGCCGGTTTGGAATTTCATCCGGTGCACATCTATGCCCGGGAACCGAAACAGGCCCGCGGGCTGATCCTGGGCTTCGCGGCTTTTGACGAGAAGTCGATCAGAAAAGCGGTCCGCGCCTGGGCTGCGGTGCTGAAGTGA
- a CDS encoding carboxymuconolactone decarboxylase family protein, with amino-acid sequence MSGTRVNYYKHVGKAAQHLMAIEELLEHTTLGPKLLELIRLRTSQINGCSFCVNYHTQVLGLLEETPERINQAAVWEEAPCFTDQEKAAFRWAETLTKIADTRFINDDLYQATLDAWGEAGISELTLAVGMINTWNRLGIAFHTDHGFIDQLLRAKRNELAHA; translated from the coding sequence ATGTCCGGAACCCGCGTCAATTATTACAAACATGTCGGCAAAGCCGCCCAGCACCTGATGGCCATCGAAGAACTGCTCGAGCACACCACGCTCGGCCCGAAACTCCTGGAACTGATCCGCCTGCGCACCTCACAAATCAACGGCTGTTCTTTCTGTGTGAATTACCACACCCAGGTTCTCGGCTTACTGGAAGAGACTCCCGAACGCATCAACCAGGCCGCCGTCTGGGAAGAAGCCCCCTGCTTCACCGATCAGGAAAAAGCCGCTTTTCGCTGGGCAGAAACCCTGACCAAAATCGCCGACACCCGCTTTATCAACGATGACCTGTACCAGGCCACCCTCGACGCCTGGGGCGAAGCCGGCATCAGCGAACTCACACTCGCCGTCGGCATGATCAACACCTGGAATCGACTGGGCATCGCCTTCCACACCGATCACGGCTTCATCGATCAGCTCCTCCGCGCCAAACGCAACGAACTGGCACATGCTTAA
- a CDS encoding IS4 family transposase: protein MYTPAITLWALISQVFFSGEQRSCKAAVIRVASLWAALGRRVCSTNTGAYCRARLKLSFTAIREIVRQLAADAEAACDQNSVLSREQSAARLSPSSVADVKSRSTGGRILLVDGFTITAADTPENQRSYPQNPAQKPGLGFPVLRCVSLISMTTGLLVDLVSGPYSGKGSGETALLWQMLDVLRPGDTLVADSYYCTYWLVSACHARGVQILMKNHHLRDDHPQTARRLNKRERLVTWLRPPVRPAWMARQEYRRQPLTLTLRLVDVQVSQPGYRVKTFTIATTITDRKACPARWIAAVYQSRWLIELDIRSIKCSLGMDILRAKSPAMVLTELWSCLLAYNLIRLKMLQSSLATGRDPRSLSFTTTQQMLAANWLLGAVTKTTEELATLGQQVPCSERVGHRIGRTEPRANKRRTKVLALLKQPRYHYHQQRKATV, encoded by the coding sequence ATTTACACACCGGCAATCACTCTCTGGGCGTTAATCTCTCAGGTGTTCTTTTCCGGCGAGCAACGCAGCTGTAAGGCAGCCGTCATCCGTGTTGCCAGCTTATGGGCGGCGCTGGGCCGACGGGTCTGCAGCACGAATACCGGTGCTTACTGTCGGGCGCGACTCAAACTGTCCTTTACCGCCATCCGTGAGATCGTCCGGCAACTTGCCGCTGATGCCGAAGCGGCCTGTGACCAGAACAGTGTCCTGTCCCGAGAACAGTCGGCGGCGCGCCTCAGTCCTTCCAGCGTCGCCGATGTGAAATCACGGAGCACCGGCGGTCGCATTCTGCTTGTCGACGGCTTCACCATCACGGCCGCCGATACGCCTGAGAATCAGCGGTCCTATCCGCAGAATCCGGCACAGAAGCCAGGGCTCGGGTTCCCCGTTCTCCGCTGCGTTTCTCTGATTTCGATGACTACCGGACTGCTGGTTGACCTGGTGAGCGGACCTTACAGCGGTAAAGGGAGTGGAGAAACAGCCCTGCTTTGGCAAATGCTCGATGTACTCCGGCCGGGAGATACTCTGGTGGCAGACTCGTATTACTGCACGTACTGGCTGGTGAGTGCTTGCCATGCGCGGGGCGTTCAGATCCTGATGAAGAACCATCACCTGCGAGACGATCATCCGCAAACCGCACGCCGACTGAACAAGCGAGAGCGCCTGGTGACATGGTTACGTCCCCCCGTCCGTCCTGCCTGGATGGCCCGTCAGGAATACCGGCGACAGCCGCTGACACTCACTCTGCGCCTGGTCGATGTGCAGGTCAGTCAGCCGGGGTATCGCGTCAAAACGTTTACGATTGCCACCACGATCACAGATCGGAAAGCATGCCCGGCGCGCTGGATCGCCGCCGTGTATCAGAGCCGCTGGCTGATCGAACTGGACATTCGCAGTATCAAGTGTTCTCTGGGCATGGATATTCTGCGTGCAAAGTCTCCGGCCATGGTGCTCACCGAACTCTGGTCATGTCTGCTGGCGTACAATCTGATTCGATTGAAGATGCTGCAGAGTAGCCTGGCGACAGGCCGAGATCCACGCTCGCTCTCGTTTACCACCACTCAGCAGATGCTGGCTGCGAATTGGTTGCTGGGCGCGGTTACAAAAACGACTGAGGAATTAGCCACACTCGGACAGCAGGTCCCCTGCAGCGAACGTGTAGGGCATCGCATCGGCCGAACAGAACCCAGGGCTAATAAACGTCGAACCAAAGTGCTGGCTTTGCTGAAGCAACCAAGATACCATTACCATCAACAAAGAAAAGCAACCGTATGA